A genomic segment from Bacteroidota bacterium encodes:
- a CDS encoding phosphatase: MKIGAVDIGSNAIRLLISRVMPTENDEVQFKKVEFIRIPLRLGDDVFKTGKIGKEKQELFAMTMNAFKLILDIHRVRHYMVCATSAMREAKNGEMLVRKVQKKYDFKVEIISGDRESELILKSVMSYFPATGNYVNIDVGGGSTEITLIKEHKVINSRSFPIGSVRLKEGKTNPAVWDEMKSWVLQNASIKDNITAIGTGGNINKLYQMAVGETNDPMSVDVLRKLYADISAMSITDRIYKLQLNPDRADVIDHAAKIYLAVMEWAGINNIYSPNAGLKDGIILELWDKYKTIVR; encoded by the coding sequence GTGAAGATAGGCGCCGTTGATATAGGCTCAAATGCCATACGCTTACTTATCAGCAGGGTGATGCCTACCGAGAATGACGAGGTGCAGTTTAAAAAGGTAGAGTTCATCCGCATACCATTGAGGCTTGGAGACGATGTTTTTAAAACCGGTAAAATCGGTAAAGAAAAACAGGAACTTTTTGCAATGACCATGAACGCCTTTAAGTTGATACTTGATATACACCGCGTTCGTCATTATATGGTGTGTGCCACCAGTGCCATGAGAGAGGCAAAAAACGGCGAGATGCTGGTGCGCAAGGTGCAAAAGAAATACGATTTTAAGGTAGAAATAATTAGCGGCGATAGAGAGTCGGAGCTAATCTTAAAATCGGTGATGTCGTATTTTCCTGCCACGGGCAACTATGTAAACATTGATGTTGGCGGCGGAAGCACAGAAATAACCCTCATCAAAGAACATAAAGTAATCAATTCACGTTCGTTCCCAATAGGCTCAGTACGTCTTAAAGAAGGAAAAACCAATCCCGCGGTGTGGGATGAAATGAAGAGCTGGGTATTGCAAAACGCATCTATAAAAGATAATATTACTGCCATAGGTACAGGAGGAAACATTAATAAGCTTTACCAAATGGCGGTAGGCGAAACTAATGACCCGATGTCTGTTGACGTGCTTAGGAAACTGTATGCCGATATAAGCGCAATGAGCATTACTGACCGTATTTATAAATTACAACTGAATCCCGACCGTGCTGATGTGATTGACCATGCCGCTAAAATATATTTGGCGGTAATGGAGTGGGCCGGTATTAACAATATCTATTCTCCCAATGCAGGGCTTAAAGACGGTATAATCTTAGAACTTTGGGATAAGTACAAAACAATTGTACGTTAA
- a CDS encoding DUF2721 domain-containing protein, producing MELQLSTPALLFSTISLLMLAYTNRFLAVAKLIRELHDKYTDKPSEHIIQQITNLRLRLNLIRNMQLLGVSSLLLSVVCMLLLFVDQEGWAKVVFSISMITMVVSLSISVWEITISVKALKIELHDIEERSRTFLEKLFTKE from the coding sequence ATGGAACTGCAACTCTCTACCCCCGCACTTTTGTTCAGCACCATATCGCTGCTAATGCTGGCCTATACTAATCGTTTTTTGGCTGTAGCAAAGCTTATCCGTGAGCTGCACGATAAGTACACTGATAAGCCCAGTGAACACATCATACAGCAAATAACCAACCTAAGGCTGCGGCTTAATCTTATCCGCAATATGCAATTGTTAGGCGTTAGCAGTTTGCTGCTAAGCGTAGTATGTATGCTATTGTTGTTTGTAGACCAAGAGGGGTGGGCTAAAGTTGTATTTAGCATCAGCATGATAACCATGGTGGTTTCATTATCAATCAGCGTTTGGGAGATAACAATATCAGTTAAAGCACTAAAAATTGAGTTACATGATATTGAAGAGCGGAGTCGGACATTTTTAGAAAAATTATTTACCAAAGAATAA
- a CDS encoding DUF5011 domain-containing protein has product MKKTLLSSRQRAGLTFGSRGLLSPNTWRKSLFAVAFIMVALSGFSQLSGVKTVNPSGSGANNYVSVSAAVADLVAKGVNGPVLFQVAAGTYSGQITIPAITGASATNTITFDGGFGNANTRIITFAATSTTDAHTVRLSSTSYVSLKNLSIRNTGTTAGLGVHIYGTTNNCSIVSCHIAVDSSSTSTNFKAIQMINNTLVTDGSLCGGTSASTYNIVIDSNDIVGGNFSYYGTSSYSTTTVPFILFMRANKLRKAYQSAIGINNLNGYQINYNFIDMRTTNNSNYGFSHCNGSTSGSQLYEMIGNTFANCGQYGIYTLTRNSNGARGRIWNNFFRGDWRSTSARAIYMGYDRNFDVWANTVVMQNDLTNTGAGIYIYPSSYPNDVRNNNIIISGANSSGLALYSEGGCLSGADYNNYYKVNNTPGQFLNVINGSNVTKANYKGFGGFDANSYSEDPMLTSATDPRPGSICLKGVYQSVLPKDINNVTRLNPPTVGCAENAGGLNVDAEVNAFLRPSFPVSAGSNDVEVKIKNKGLLTLTSLNVSVTIGSTTKTINWTGSLTSCNEATVLFTGSNQFTINPGKNTVTAYIDNPNASVDQNKSNDTIRTNFCTPFSAGTYTIDPAGSGPTNYTTFAEVAEILNCGGITGAVQFNVAAATFNEKLDLLYVKGASKANTIIFNGAGIGSSILQLPATTNAAIVSIAGTPHVTVQNMSLRATSNTNVAGIKIASQSDSVKILKNSIEFSAFSNFTTFGVTFGDYNTNTAGAESVGSLVEGNNFVNCYYGVQLRSASTTSRSSKITIRKNNFTGLYGYGVYVNYAAEIDVDMNNFTFGNFASSYGYYSNSGVTNTIRNNNYKNLGIYGMYIINENNNTVIYNNMFADFLTTSTGTYGGIYTSSTTGLKIYHNTIYFNPQTVATTGSRAALNLNYSNNADIKNNIFVYAGASTRGVAVSRTQSNNCTFESNLYYSSADIYTEDYTTFYKNLTDWQAFYPTLNLKSLQEQPVFINTTYGSVNAHLQSSYDAPSGDLTLGINIDVDGDIRCPGSMTMGADQSSYPQLVPVSTFVVADSVYAASGTRIVNTTKGEPTKYTYRWYVDGVLTSTTRDLDYQFAVTGNYDVKLAVDGCSGSDSLNKTVSVILPTSTPKSDFVATPQIVDLYAMVNLRDNSTFGPTIWQWTASPSSDAFFSDDAAQHPTIFFGKSGFYDVCLNTENDLGVGKDTCKSSYIFVKEEYSMCGSSSNPKTTARYGKLYDDGGPSGNYGTNRNCNYLINPCASSITLKFSQFALVAGETLRIYDGADATAPLIGAYTSTSGMPGGSTGLVATSGQMFINWVTDATTQAAGFAAEWTSVADNTPAPVADFSFPDTLFIDEDIRFTSTSTGTNLSYLWDFDPPFEIPGNEGGEKNFDVYSYGISGNYNVKLKVVNCAGSNSISKSITVLDPITAPAVDFVADKTMVAVNALVTFTNNTKHGPLNYRWEFSPSTGVNVKPNKTSKNITANFLVPGVYTVKLVAGNSIGNDSLIKTSYITVYDYCDPGVASVDGKIGISNVTFGAINNTTTSGVAKYTNYINLPQFATVTKGGKYPLSVSRTNTVDEMNRKVWIDWNIDGDFDDSLELVAFEGASRNATFNTIVKVPATASEGFTRMRVGVSYGNDANHACGLNRVGEFEDYTVSIIGDGIAPVITLNGANKVTFEQWYQYVEAGFTAMDDIDSSLTNVVSVTSNVDSTTVGMYQVKYEVSDVAGNKTIVTRDVEVTPDVTNPVLTLTGASTIDHDVKTTYTDAGATAMDYLNRNFTSSIVVTNNVNDQKVGAYVVAYEVTDLAGNKALINRTVNVVDRVAPIIAKVGDTVFVEVKSPYTEPGISATDNYDASVPVVSGTVNINKTGTYVLNYTATDTAGNSSNESRIVVVRDTQKPVITINGLDTVIVNVFSNYNELGATVADNYCTGLTTTPSIVVNINKLGDYVVNYDVTDCEGNVAVTKTRVVRVVDRVAPILQLKGFVSTNKIMRWKTYTDSGVSYSDNYYSNAELAPNLVVTSNVNTLAEGIYEYCYDLTDPSGNIAQRVCRTVEVIANTTGITEEYLENAVNVYPNPTRGELNVAVKFDQNREVKVTVVNLLGEVITSITPQTVLENNFNIDMSAYASGLYLVRIEADGMVLVKKVNLVK; this is encoded by the coding sequence ATGAAAAAAACATTACTTAGCTCTCGCCAAAGGGCCGGCTTAACCTTTGGCAGCAGGGGACTATTGTCTCCAAACACGTGGCGGAAATCTCTTTTCGCAGTAGCATTTATTATGGTTGCTTTATCAGGTTTTTCCCAGCTTAGCGGGGTAAAAACTGTAAACCCCTCGGGAAGTGGGGCAAACAACTACGTATCAGTTTCAGCGGCTGTTGCCGACCTTGTGGCTAAAGGCGTTAACGGTCCAGTACTTTTTCAGGTTGCAGCAGGTACATACAGCGGGCAGATAACAATACCCGCAATTACCGGTGCAAGCGCAACAAACACCATTACTTTTGATGGTGGTTTCGGCAATGCTAATACAAGAATTATCACTTTTGCAGCAACATCAACCACCGACGCTCACACGGTAAGGTTGAGTAGTACATCTTATGTTTCCCTAAAAAATCTTAGTATAAGAAATACCGGTACTACTGCCGGTTTAGGTGTGCATATATATGGTACTACAAACAACTGTTCAATAGTAAGTTGCCACATTGCTGTTGATAGTTCATCTACCAGTACAAACTTTAAGGCTATCCAGATGATTAACAATACACTTGTTACTGATGGTAGTTTGTGCGGTGGTACATCGGCTTCTACTTACAATATTGTAATTGACAGTAACGATATTGTGGGTGGTAACTTCTCGTACTATGGTACATCAAGTTACAGTACTACAACAGTTCCATTTATTTTGTTTATGCGCGCCAACAAGTTAAGGAAGGCGTACCAATCAGCCATTGGTATAAACAACTTGAACGGTTATCAAATCAACTACAACTTTATCGATATGCGTACTACCAATAATAGTAATTATGGTTTTTCGCATTGTAATGGTAGCACCAGCGGTAGCCAGTTGTATGAAATGATTGGTAACACTTTTGCCAATTGCGGACAATACGGGATATATACGCTTACCCGTAACAGCAATGGTGCAAGGGGTAGGATTTGGAACAACTTCTTTAGGGGCGATTGGCGTAGTACCAGTGCTAGGGCTATTTACATGGGTTACGACCGTAACTTTGATGTTTGGGCTAACACTGTTGTAATGCAAAACGACCTTACAAATACCGGTGCAGGTATTTATATTTACCCATCTAGTTACCCCAATGATGTAAGAAATAACAACATCATTATTTCGGGTGCTAATAGTAGTGGTTTAGCTTTGTATTCTGAAGGCGGATGTCTTAGCGGAGCTGACTACAACAACTATTACAAAGTAAACAATACCCCCGGCCAGTTTTTGAACGTAATTAACGGTTCAAACGTAACTAAGGCAAATTATAAGGGTTTTGGCGGTTTTGACGCTAACTCTTACAGTGAAGACCCTATGCTTACTTCAGCTACCGACCCTCGCCCAGGTTCAATATGCTTAAAAGGTGTTTACCAATCGGTATTGCCCAAAGACATAAACAACGTAACCCGTTTGAATCCTCCAACAGTTGGATGTGCTGAAAACGCAGGTGGCTTGAACGTAGATGCTGAGGTTAATGCCTTCTTGAGGCCTTCATTCCCTGTTAGTGCAGGCAGCAATGATGTTGAGGTTAAAATTAAGAACAAAGGTTTATTAACGCTAACATCGTTAAATGTATCGGTAACGATAGGTTCTACAACCAAAACAATTAACTGGACGGGTAGTTTAACTTCTTGTAATGAAGCTACTGTACTGTTTACAGGTTCTAACCAGTTTACAATTAACCCCGGTAAGAACACCGTTACGGCCTATATTGATAATCCTAACGCTTCTGTTGATCAAAATAAGAGCAACGATACAATAAGAACTAACTTCTGTACTCCGTTTAGCGCAGGTACTTATACAATTGACCCTGCCGGTTCAGGCCCCACCAACTACACAACTTTTGCTGAAGTTGCTGAAATATTGAATTGTGGTGGTATTACAGGTGCAGTTCAGTTTAATGTGGCAGCAGCTACATTTAATGAAAAACTGGATTTATTGTATGTAAAAGGTGCTTCAAAAGCCAACACTATTATATTTAATGGTGCAGGTATCGGTTCATCAATTCTACAACTTCCAGCAACAACCAATGCTGCAATTGTGAGCATAGCAGGTACTCCGCACGTTACAGTGCAAAACATGAGCCTACGCGCTACATCAAACACAAACGTTGCGGGTATTAAAATTGCTTCTCAATCAGATAGCGTTAAAATTCTTAAAAATAGTATTGAGTTTAGCGCGTTTAGCAACTTTACCACTTTTGGTGTTACGTTTGGTGATTACAACACAAATACCGCAGGTGCTGAGTCTGTTGGTTCATTGGTAGAAGGTAACAATTTTGTTAACTGCTACTATGGTGTTCAACTACGTAGTGCATCAACTACATCACGCAGCTCAAAAATCACTATCCGTAAAAACAACTTTACCGGCTTGTACGGTTATGGTGTGTATGTGAACTATGCAGCTGAAATTGATGTTGATATGAACAACTTCACTTTTGGTAACTTCGCTTCAAGCTACGGATACTACTCAAACTCTGGTGTTACCAACACAATTCGTAACAACAACTACAAAAACCTGGGTATTTATGGTATGTACATCATTAATGAAAACAACAACACTGTTATTTATAATAACATGTTCGCTGATTTCTTAACTACCAGCACAGGTACTTATGGCGGTATATACACCAGCAGCACTACAGGACTAAAAATTTACCACAACACTATATATTTTAACCCTCAAACTGTTGCAACAACAGGTAGCAGAGCTGCTTTAAACCTTAACTACTCAAACAATGCTGATATCAAAAACAACATTTTTGTGTATGCAGGTGCTAGTACAAGGGGTGTTGCGGTTTCTCGCACACAAAGTAATAACTGTACGTTTGAGAGCAACTTGTATTACTCTTCAGCTGATATTTACACTGAAGATTATACAACGTTCTACAAAAACCTAACTGACTGGCAAGCGTTTTACCCAACGCTGAACTTGAAATCGTTACAAGAACAGCCTGTATTTATTAATACAACTTACGGCTCAGTAAATGCACACTTGCAATCATCGTATGATGCTCCTTCAGGTGATTTGACCTTGGGTATCAATATTGATGTGGACGGTGATATTCGTTGCCCCGGTTCTATGACCATGGGTGCTGACCAATCATCATATCCTCAATTGGTTCCTGTTTCAACATTTGTAGTTGCCGACAGCGTTTATGCTGCCAGCGGTACTCGTATTGTAAACACAACCAAAGGCGAGCCTACAAAATACACCTACAGGTGGTATGTTGATGGTGTTTTAACTTCAACCACTCGTGATTTGGATTACCAATTTGCCGTTACAGGTAACTATGATGTGAAATTGGCGGTTGACGGTTGTTCAGGTTCAGACAGCTTAAACAAAACTGTATCTGTTATTCTTCCAACTTCTACTCCAAAATCTGATTTCGTTGCTACTCCTCAAATCGTTGATTTGTATGCAATGGTGAACCTTCGCGATAACTCTACTTTTGGTCCTACCATTTGGCAATGGACTGCTAGTCCTTCTAGCGATGCGTTCTTCTCTGATGATGCAGCTCAACATCCAACCATTTTCTTCGGAAAATCAGGTTTCTATGATGTGTGCTTGAACACTGAGAACGATTTGGGTGTAGGTAAAGACACTTGCAAAAGCTCATACATCTTTGTTAAAGAAGAATACTCAATGTGCGGAAGCAGCTCTAATCCTAAAACAACTGCCCGCTACGGTAAATTGTATGATGACGGTGGCCCATCAGGTAACTACGGAACTAACCGTAACTGTAACTATTTGATTAATCCTTGCGCTTCTTCAATCACATTGAAATTCTCTCAGTTTGCATTGGTAGCAGGCGAAACATTAAGGATTTATGACGGTGCCGATGCAACTGCGCCACTTATTGGTGCATACACAAGCACTTCGGGAATGCCCGGTGGATCTACCGGTTTGGTAGCTACTTCAGGCCAAATGTTTATCAACTGGGTAACTGATGCAACCACTCAAGCTGCCGGTTTTGCTGCTGAATGGACATCTGTAGCCGATAATACTCCTGCTCCTGTTGCTGATTTCAGCTTCCCTGATACTTTGTTTATTGATGAGGATATTAGGTTTACCAGCACATCAACCGGAACTAACCTTAGCTACTTATGGGATTTTGATCCTCCATTTGAAATTCCCGGTAATGAAGGTGGTGAGAAAAACTTTGATGTTTACTCATACGGAATTTCAGGTAACTACAACGTGAAACTGAAAGTAGTTAACTGTGCAGGTTCAAACTCAATTTCTAAATCTATTACTGTTCTTGATCCTATCACTGCGCCTGCAGTTGATTTTGTTGCCGATAAAACAATGGTAGCCGTAAATGCTTTGGTAACCTTTACCAACAACACTAAACACGGTCCTTTGAATTACAGGTGGGAATTTTCACCATCAACAGGTGTTAATGTTAAACCAAACAAAACCAGCAAAAACATTACCGCTAACTTCCTAGTACCGGGTGTATACACCGTTAAGTTGGTAGCAGGTAACAGCATAGGCAATGATAGCTTAATCAAAACTTCATACATTACTGTGTATGATTATTGCGACCCGGGTGTTGCTAGCGTTGATGGCAAAATTGGTATCAGCAACGTAACATTTGGTGCTATTAACAATACAACTACTTCAGGTGTTGCTAAATACACTAACTACATTAACCTTCCTCAGTTTGCTACTGTAACTAAAGGTGGTAAATATCCATTGAGCGTTTCACGCACAAACACAGTTGACGAAATGAACCGTAAGGTTTGGATTGACTGGAACATTGACGGTGATTTTGATGATTCACTTGAATTGGTTGCTTTTGAGGGTGCTAGCCGCAATGCAACTTTCAACACTATTGTTAAAGTTCCTGCAACTGCTTCAGAAGGATTTACTCGTATGCGTGTAGGTGTTAGCTACGGAAACGATGCTAACCATGCTTGCGGTTTGAACCGTGTTGGTGAGTTTGAAGATTACACTGTAAGCATTATCGGTGACGGTATTGCTCCGGTGATTACTTTGAACGGTGCTAACAAAGTTACTTTTGAACAATGGTACCAATACGTTGAGGCCGGCTTTACTGCAATGGATGACATTGACAGCAGCTTGACCAATGTGGTATCTGTAACCAGCAATGTTGACTCTACAACTGTAGGTATGTATCAAGTGAAGTATGAAGTTAGCGACGTAGCAGGTAACAAAACTATCGTAACACGCGATGTTGAAGTTACACCTGACGTAACTAATCCAGTACTTACTCTTACCGGTGCTTCAACCATCGACCACGATGTGAAAACTACTTATACTGATGCAGGTGCAACTGCAATGGATTACCTAAACCGTAACTTTACTTCATCAATTGTGGTAACTAACAATGTAAACGACCAAAAAGTGGGCGCTTATGTAGTTGCTTATGAAGTAACAGATTTGGCAGGTAACAAAGCGTTGATTAACCGTACAGTAAATGTTGTTGATCGTGTTGCTCCGATTATTGCTAAAGTAGGTGATACCGTATTTGTTGAAGTTAAATCGCCATATACCGAACCCGGTATCAGCGCAACTGATAACTATGATGCTTCTGTACCAGTAGTTTCAGGTACTGTAAACATTAACAAAACCGGTACTTATGTACTTAACTACACTGCAACTGATACTGCCGGAAATAGCAGCAACGAAAGCCGTATTGTGGTTGTACGTGATACACAAAAACCAGTTATTACCATCAATGGTTTAGATACTGTTATTGTGAATGTGTTTAGTAACTACAATGAGCTAGGTGCAACTGTTGCTGATAACTATTGTACTGGTTTAACAACAACTCCTTCTATAGTTGTAAACATTAACAAACTAGGTGATTACGTAGTGAACTATGATGTTACTGATTGTGAAGGTAATGTTGCTGTAACTAAAACCCGCGTAGTAAGGGTTGTTGACCGTGTAGCCCCAATATTGCAGCTGAAAGGTTTTGTTTCAACCAACAAAATCATGCGTTGGAAAACATATACTGACTCAGGTGTATCATACAGCGATAACTACTACAGCAATGCTGAATTGGCACCAAACCTTGTAGTTACATCAAACGTAAATACTTTGGCTGAAGGTATTTATGAATACTGCTATGATTTGACCGATCCATCGGGTAATATTGCACAACGCGTGTGCCGCACCGTTGAGGTAATTGCGAACACAACCGGCATTACTGAAGAGTATCTTGAGAATGCAGTTAATGTGTATCCTAACCCAACCCGTGGTGAGCTAAACGTAGCTGTTAAATTTGACCAAAACCGAGAAGTTAAAGTAACTGTTGTAAATTTGTTAGGCGAGGTTATTACTTCGATAACACCACAAACAGTGCTTGAGAATAACTTCAATATAGACATGAGTGCCTATGCATCCGGATTATATCTGGTACGAATTGAAGCAGATGGGATGGTACTTGTGAAAAAAGTGAACCTTGTTAAATAG
- a CDS encoding T9SS type A sorting domain-containing protein gives MKKLSFVVLLLIACVVLKAQNFRVAEKRIEQFSTDDNLINTVDMDLQSGLAQIGYIRPAAGSLSNTPTNSNTATRMHFTHLSDYVPNTIINKLIMPSTENPYFLDDNKKYFPKEIKKISGGYIVCGYFEGCPSKGSFLMKLDNSGTPTQYKEYVNTVNGDYTVLNSVAVITDGFVACGYKWDNTNSRKKAIIMTANASLTIVNAREINEGTITVPQLGTTRYPNSYYNKIEADLNGELFLIGACGVVTTPTTAVPDGVAYYTGDILFARCTTVISASYFQVTAVNLFSNYTDVVELGVALKKDSGAIFTNTDYVLLIDRIDDQFNGSQFTSRTSNVVIEGMFNVHTNNYSNWLSTPIESRFDYQYTNWERGVDLTIENDSDLFMLCSYDGVSRPIESQVFQSGTGRATTNQGDDYTPAAGGIYLVPRDLETDATGRKILAHGSTSPYVEKINPLYYDSLPGMPHCQGNYHPVYAYDYSLNKGSSKTFLNPTYNTCEIAMTAYNIDINVFNPCMQLKTQPNEEGNVPNEQGNKNQLADVKVYPNPAGNKVTLEFTDALATTSTLEVIGVNGQVVATMLTTEANGNLINVDISNLADGVYFCRVTAENGTQLQTRFQKVTATK, from the coding sequence ATGAAAAAATTATCATTTGTTGTATTATTACTTATTGCATGCGTGGTTCTAAAGGCACAAAATTTCAGAGTGGCCGAAAAACGCATTGAACAATTCTCTACTGACGATAACCTTATTAACACAGTTGACATGGATCTGCAAAGCGGGCTTGCCCAAATAGGGTATATCAGACCAGCGGCAGGTTCACTTAGCAACACTCCAACAAACAGCAACACTGCCACCAGGATGCACTTTACTCATTTGTCTGATTATGTGCCCAACACCATTATCAACAAGTTGATAATGCCATCAACTGAAAACCCTTACTTTTTAGATGACAACAAAAAATACTTTCCCAAAGAAATCAAGAAAATAAGCGGGGGGTATATTGTTTGCGGCTATTTTGAAGGTTGCCCTTCAAAAGGTTCTTTTCTAATGAAGCTGGACAACAGCGGTACGCCAACCCAATACAAAGAATATGTAAACACCGTAAACGGTGATTATACGGTACTTAACTCTGTTGCTGTAATTACCGACGGGTTTGTTGCGTGCGGATATAAATGGGACAATACCAATAGTCGTAAAAAGGCAATTATAATGACTGCCAATGCGTCTCTTACGATTGTAAATGCCCGTGAAATTAATGAAGGTACAATCACTGTTCCCCAATTAGGAACAACAAGGTACCCCAACAGTTACTACAACAAAATTGAAGCTGACCTTAACGGTGAGTTGTTTTTGATTGGTGCTTGCGGTGTGGTAACAACCCCAACCACTGCAGTACCCGATGGAGTTGCTTATTATACCGGCGACATATTATTTGCCCGTTGTACCACAGTTATCAGCGCATCTTACTTTCAAGTAACTGCTGTTAATTTGTTTAGCAACTATACTGACGTGGTTGAACTGGGTGTTGCGTTGAAAAAAGACAGCGGAGCCATTTTTACCAACACTGACTATGTGTTATTGATTGACAGGATTGACGACCAATTTAACGGCTCACAATTCACATCACGTACCTCTAATGTTGTAATTGAAGGAATGTTCAATGTTCACACCAACAACTATTCAAATTGGCTTTCAACTCCAATTGAATCAAGGTTTGATTATCAATACACTAATTGGGAGCGTGGTGTAGATTTAACCATTGAAAACGACAGTGATTTGTTTATGCTTTGTAGCTATGATGGTGTTTCACGCCCTATTGAAAGTCAAGTTTTCCAAAGCGGTACAGGAAGAGCAACTACAAACCAAGGCGACGATTACACTCCTGCTGCCGGTGGCATTTACCTTGTTCCTCGCGACCTTGAAACCGATGCTACCGGTCGTAAAATTTTGGCACACGGCAGCACATCTCCATACGTTGAAAAAATAAACCCTTTGTATTACGATTCATTACCCGGTATGCCTCATTGCCAAGGAAATTATCATCCTGTTTACGCCTACGATTACTCACTTAATAAAGGTTCATCTAAAACGTTTTTGAACCCAACTTACAATACTTGTGAAATAGCAATGACCGCTTACAACATTGATATCAATGTTTTCAACCCTTGCATGCAATTGAAAACACAGCCGAATGAAGAAGGTAATGTTCCGAACGAACAAGGAAACAAAAACCAATTAGCCGATGTAAAAGTGTACCCCAACCCTGCCGGAAATAAAGTAACCCTTGAGTTTACCGATGCATTGGCAACAACATCAACACTTGAAGTAATTGGTGTTAACGGACAGGTTGTTGCTACTATGCTTACCACTGAAGCCAATGGCAACCTGATTAATGTTGACATTAGCAACCTTGCTGATGGCGTTTACTTTTGCAGGGTAACTGCTGAAAACGGAACTCAATTACAAACCCGTTTCCAAAAAGTAACTGCTACTAAATAA
- a CDS encoding response regulator transcription factor → MIKTLLVEDELQSREFIKSLISDTAPFIDLVGETGHVDEAVELINQTKPGLVIMDIQLYGRSAFDIFKSIGEVDFQVVFITAFEHFAIPAIKLSAVDYILKPISPLEFKEAMQKVQRNAGIEVVAPTAAVQKPSTSVRSNKLVISDYKEMHILKYEDVIYLEGDGNYTHAVLTSGKRITSSKPISEYEEQLGAEGFFRVHKSYIINMARVVKYVKGRGGEVVMDNGDTVYVSSRKKDDFLALLNN, encoded by the coding sequence ATGATAAAAACACTATTAGTTGAAGATGAACTCCAAAGCAGGGAGTTTATAAAATCGTTGATTAGCGATACTGCGCCATTTATTGATTTGGTTGGCGAAACAGGACACGTGGATGAAGCTGTGGAACTAATAAACCAAACCAAACCGGGGTTGGTAATAATGGATATTCAGCTTTACGGACGTAGCGCATTTGATATTTTTAAATCAATTGGCGAAGTTGATTTTCAGGTAGTATTTATTACTGCGTTTGAACATTTTGCCATACCGGCCATCAAGCTTTCAGCGGTTGACTACATTTTAAAGCCAATAAGTCCGCTTGAGTTTAAAGAGGCTATGCAAAAGGTGCAACGCAATGCTGGTATTGAAGTTGTCGCCCCCACTGCGGCGGTTCAAAAACCGTCAACAAGCGTGCGGAGTAACAAGCTGGTTATTAGTGATTATAAGGAGATGCACATTTTAAAATATGAAGATGTGATTTATTTGGAGGGGGATGGAAATTATACTCACGCGGTATTAACAAGCGGCAAACGCATAACCTCTTCAAAACCTATTTCAGAGTATGAAGAGCAACTTGGTGCCGAAGGTTTTTTTAGAGTGCATAAATCCTATATTATTAATATGGCTAGGGTGGTTAAATATGTGAAGGGTCGTGGGGGTGAAGTAGTGATGGATAATGGGGATACCGTTTATGTATCAAGCCGCAAAAAAGACGATTTTTTAGCACTGCTGAATAATTAA